One part of the Sporosarcina ureae genome encodes these proteins:
- the rapZ gene encoding RNase adapter RapZ, with amino-acid sequence MDQPQAVNEYEVVIITGMSGAGKTVAMQCFEDMGFYCIDNLPPELFVTFLDLMMKSDNQMRRIAAVMDTRGGSLFDSLIAALDGLFKMEDVKTSLLFLDSDDETLVKRYKETRRSHPLSEGGVLLEGIRKERHLLKELKGLSRSIIDTSKLKPKQLREKITREFSEAGEPKFTLNFVSFGFKHGMPIDADVVFDVRFLPNPFYLEELRPLTGLNHEVSDYVLKWADTKELIEKLTDLFKFLIPQYKQEGKGQAVIAFGCTGGQHRSVTLAEYFKGVFKEDYPTYVSHRDVEKRKG; translated from the coding sequence ATGGATCAGCCACAAGCGGTAAATGAATATGAAGTCGTAATAATTACAGGTATGTCAGGTGCAGGTAAGACAGTCGCTATGCAATGCTTTGAAGATATGGGATTCTATTGCATAGACAACTTGCCGCCGGAACTATTTGTGACGTTCCTGGATTTGATGATGAAGTCGGATAATCAAATGAGACGGATTGCAGCCGTGATGGATACACGCGGGGGAAGTTTATTTGATTCTTTGATTGCCGCACTCGACGGATTATTCAAAATGGAAGATGTGAAAACAAGTTTGTTATTCTTGGATTCAGATGATGAAACACTTGTGAAACGCTATAAAGAAACACGCAGATCACACCCATTGTCTGAAGGTGGCGTGTTGCTCGAAGGAATTCGCAAAGAGCGTCATTTGCTAAAAGAATTAAAAGGACTTTCGCGTTCGATTATTGATACATCGAAATTAAAGCCAAAGCAATTGCGCGAGAAAATCACACGTGAATTTTCTGAAGCGGGTGAGCCGAAATTTACATTGAATTTCGTATCATTTGGATTTAAGCATGGTATGCCGATCGATGCAGATGTTGTATTCGACGTACGATTTTTACCGAATCCGTTCTATTTAGAAGAATTGCGTCCGTTGACAGGTTTGAATCATGAAGTATCAGACTACGTATTGAAATGGGCAGATACGAAAGAATTAATCGAAAAACTAACAGATTTATTCAAGTTCTTAATACCTCAGTATAAACAAGAAGGTAAAGGTCAAGCGGTCATTGCATTCGGCTGTACTGGCGGTCAACATCGTTCTGTTACACTTGCTGAATACTTTAAAGGTGTCTTTAAAGAGGACTACCCGACATACGTATCGCATCGGGATGTTGAAAAAAGAAAGGGTTGA
- a CDS encoding 8-oxo-dGTP diphosphatase: MQKIANLLVVKDGQVLLLKKPRRGWYVAPGGKIDEGESVYEAASREFLEETGAHAIAPHLKGVYTMMIMDDEGKELLNEWLLFTFVAHDYSGELLKTTVEGELEWHPLDSLHTLPMAEGDRKNLLFAVSQKGTQYGTFYYTEQFRFLRESLQQSTEGE; the protein is encoded by the coding sequence ATGCAAAAAATTGCTAATTTGCTCGTGGTGAAAGACGGTCAAGTCCTTTTACTGAAGAAGCCAAGACGCGGTTGGTATGTGGCACCGGGTGGAAAAATCGATGAAGGTGAGTCTGTTTATGAAGCAGCTAGTCGGGAGTTTCTTGAAGAAACCGGAGCGCACGCTATCGCACCACATTTAAAAGGCGTATATACGATGATGATCATGGATGATGAAGGGAAAGAATTACTGAATGAATGGTTGCTCTTCACATTTGTTGCCCATGATTATTCTGGAGAATTATTGAAGACCACCGTAGAAGGTGAACTGGAATGGCATCCACTGGACAGTTTGCATACATTGCCAATGGCAGAAGGAGACCGCAAGAATCTTCTCTTTGCTGTCAGTCAAAAAGGTACGCAGTATGGAACGTTCTATTATACAGAGCAATTCCGCTTCTTGCGGGAGTCGCTTCAACAATCGACGGAAGGTGAATAA
- the trxB gene encoding thioredoxin-disulfide reductase, translating to MTMEEKVYDVIVVGAGPAGMTAAVYTSRGNMSTLMLERGLPGGQMANTEEIENYPGFESILGPDISTKMFDHAKRFGAEYAYGDVTKIEDGREFKTVHVGEKSYKARAVILTTGAEYRKIGVPGEEELTGRGVSYCAVCDGAFFRNKDIVVIGGGDSAVEEGSYLTRFANKVTIIHRRDTLRAQKIVQERAFANEKIDFIWNSTVKQVNEKDGKIGSITLVSTEDGSEREMETEGMFVYIGLDPITEPFKDLGILDENGYIETNDIMETKIPGIFAAGDVREKLLRQVVTATGDGSIAAQAAQKYIEELMEEVEAKA from the coding sequence ATGACAATGGAAGAAAAGGTATATGACGTAATCGTAGTCGGAGCAGGACCAGCAGGGATGACAGCAGCTGTCTATACATCACGTGGAAATATGTCTACATTGATGCTAGAAAGAGGCTTGCCAGGCGGTCAGATGGCCAATACTGAAGAAATTGAGAACTATCCTGGATTTGAAAGTATTTTAGGTCCGGACATCTCAACTAAAATGTTCGATCATGCGAAACGTTTCGGGGCTGAGTATGCTTACGGAGACGTAACGAAAATCGAAGACGGCCGTGAATTCAAAACGGTTCATGTAGGCGAGAAGAGTTATAAAGCGCGTGCAGTTATTTTAACTACGGGTGCAGAATACCGCAAGATCGGTGTACCAGGTGAAGAAGAACTAACTGGCCGTGGCGTAAGTTATTGTGCGGTATGTGACGGAGCATTCTTCCGTAACAAAGATATCGTCGTCATTGGTGGCGGTGACTCTGCGGTAGAAGAAGGTTCATATTTAACGCGTTTTGCTAACAAGGTAACGATTATCCACCGTCGCGATACATTGCGTGCACAAAAAATCGTCCAAGAGCGTGCGTTTGCGAATGAAAAGATTGATTTCATTTGGAATTCAACGGTTAAGCAAGTAAATGAAAAAGACGGTAAGATTGGTTCCATCACGCTAGTTTCTACTGAAGACGGTTCTGAACGTGAAATGGAAACTGAAGGTATGTTCGTTTATATCGGATTGGACCCAATCACAGAACCTTTCAAAGATCTCGGCATTTTGGATGAAAACGGCTATATTGAAACAAATGACATTATGGAAACGAAAATTCCAGGTATCTTTGCAGCAGGTGATGTGCGCGAGAAATTATTGCGTCAAGTCGTGACAGCTACAGGAGACGGAAGTATTGCAGCTCAAGCAGCTCAGAAGTACATTGAAGAGTTGATGGAGGAAGTAGAAGCGAAAGCATAA